The Euphorbia lathyris chromosome 2, ddEupLath1.1, whole genome shotgun sequence genome includes a window with the following:
- the LOC136220734 gene encoding FBD-associated F-box protein At4g10400-like yields MDVILSLPVTRNQRHCDHICVDGISKLPDEILVRILSHLPTKEAIATSILSKRWEYLWTSTSNLDFSDEFLTAYDNLAFRKQKSLIFKSYVDRAMFYHGRSILQKCTMIFHTKYFSANIYTWICALITCNIKELQLFDYSLTAQQLPWRLFTCKSLVVLKIHGSFVLNLPAYVCFPSLRVLNLVHVLLVDDASMHKLLSSCPVLEELLIVLGKVDFVRVLNISFPSLKTLGIYSELQDCRIEINTPCLEFLRHTVVFGNSSANLLSSLIWAELDGRFSINLFNAISHVWSLELNKHFMKQLSIIDLDSTIPTFNNLKEMKLHVGWDFDWKSVLKFLKWTPNLQVLVFPIGLLGLRTDGLDFFRFDWHWPELVPECLSMNVKTVEVCNFVGFEEELYFMKYLLECGKVMDKLIIRRFDFSKTPRIKKMVEDDKIMLEMLNYERASTNCEVVFTA; encoded by the exons ATGGATGTAATTTTGTCATTGCCAGTGACCAGAAATCAACGGCATTGTGATCATATCTGTGTAGATGGGATAAGCAAGTTGCCTGATGAAATTCTAGTTCGAATTCTTTCACATCTGCCTACAAAAGAAGCAATTGCAACCAGCATTCTCTCAAAAAGATGGGAATACCTTTGGACATCAACCTCAAACCTTgacttttctgatgagttcctAACTGCTTATGACAATTTAGCCTTTCGCAAGCAAAAGTCGTTGATTTTCAAGAGTTATGTGGATAGAGCTATGTTTTATCATGGAAGGTCAATATTACAAAAATGTACAATGATTTTCCACACAAAATATTTTTCTGCTAACATCTATACATGGATTTGTGCTTTGATAACTTGCAATATCAAAGAACTGCAACTATTTGATTATTCCTTAACAGCTCAACAACTGCCATGGAGACTTTTTACTTGCAAATCATTAGTGGTCTTGAAAATTCATGGATCTTTTGTCCTTAACTTGCCCGCTTATGTTTGTTTTCCATCCCTTAGGGTCCTCAATCTTGTTCACGTTTTGCTTGTGGATGATGCCTCAATGCACAAGCTCTTGTCTAGCTGTCCAGTCCTGGAAGAATTACTTATTGTTTTAGGAAAAGTTGATTTTGTTCGAGTTTTGAATATTTCTTTCCCTTCATTGAAAACATTGGGCATTTATTCTGAACTACAGGATTGTAGGATTGAGATTAATACTCCATGTCTTGAGTTCCTCCGACATACAGTTGTGTTCGGTAATTCCTCCGCGAATTTGTTATCCTCCTTAATCTGGGCAGAATTAGATGGTAGGTTCAGTATTAACCTTTTTAATGCCATCTCCCATGTTTGGAGTTTAGAGTTGAACAAACATTTTATGAAG CAACTGAGCATCATTGATCTGGATAGTACCATACCTACATTCAATAATCTTAAAGAAATGAAGCTTCATGTTGGTTGGGACTTTGATTGGAAATCGGTACTGAAGTTCCTTAAGTGGACTCCAAATCTGCAAGTTCTTGTCTTTCCTATT GGACTTTTGGGGCTTAGAACAGATGGACTAGATTTCTTTCGCTTCGATTGGCATTGGCCGGAGTTGGTTCCAGAATGTTTGAGTATGAATGTTAAGACAGTTGAAGTTTGCAATTTTGTTGGATTTGAAGAGGAGTTATATTTTATGAAGTATCTGTTGGAGTGTGGGAAAGTGATGGACAAATTGATAATCCGGAGATTTGATTTTAGTAAAACACCAAGAATAAAGAAGATGGTGGAAGACGACAAGATTATGTTAGAGATGTTGAATTATGAAAGAGCTTCTACCAACTGTGAAGTTGTTTTCACTGCATAA
- the LOC136219032 gene encoding glucose-6-phosphate/phosphate translocator 1, chloroplastic-like: MICTIKQSLLTPTINGSDITFRRKTPISNARSLFLPSLPVQKSSKSLLSLSKPLHVSSIESLTLSKPQKESLILCKAYEADRSQPIDGPEAKVEAARKVKIGIYFATWWALNVVFNIYNKKVLNAFPYPWLTSTLSLACGSLIMLVSWATRIAETPNTDFEFWKTLFPVAVAHTIGHVAATVSMSKVAVSFTHIIKSGEPAFSVLVSRFLLGESFPAGVYLSLLPIIGGCALAAVTELNFNMIGFMGAMISNLAFVFRNIFSKKGMKGKSVSGMNYYACLSMLSLLILTPFAIAVEGPQMWAVGWKTAVSQIGPNFIWWVVAQSVFYHLYNQVSYMSLDEISPLTFSIGNTMKRISVIVSSIIIFHTPVRPVNALGAAIAILGTFLYSQAKQ, translated from the exons ATGATTTGCACTATTAAGCAATCTCTTTTAACTCCGACGATCAATGGATCTGATATAACTTTCCGCAGAAAAACCCCAATTTCAAATGCGagatccttgtttttaccgtCTCTTCCAGTCCAGAAGAGCTCAAAATCACTTCTCTCACTTTCAAAACCCTTGCATGTTTCCTCAATTGAGTCTCTGACTCTCTCGAAACCGCAAAAGGAGTCGTTGATTCTATGCAAAGCATACGAGGCAGACCGATCGCAGCCGATCGATGGTCCCGAGGCCAAAGTAGAGGCTGCCAGGAAGGTCAAAATTGGGATTTACTTCGCTACATGGTGGGCTTTGAATGTGGTTTTCAATATTTACAACAAGAAGGTGTTGAATGCGTTTCCGTATCCATGGCTGACTTCTACGCTCTCTCTCGCTTGTGGATCTCTTATCATGCTTGTTTCGTGGGCTACGAGGATTGCAGAGACACCGAATActgattttgaattttggaagACACTGTTTCCT GTTGCTGTGGCACATACAATTGGACATGTGGCTGCAACAGTAAGCATGTCAAAGGTTGCTGTGTCATTTACCCACATCATTAAGAGTGGTGAACCCGCTTTCAGTGTCTTGGTTTCGAGGTTCCTCTTGGGTGAGAGCTTTCCTGCCGGGGTTTACCTATCCCTTCTTCCCATTATTGGTGGTTGTGCGCTTGCTGCTGTTACCGAACTCAACTTCAACATGATTG GTTTTATGGGGGCGATGATCTCAAACCTGGCATTTGTTTTCCGTAACATATTTTCAAAGAAGGGGATGAAGGGGAAATCTGTTAGCGGAATGAACTACTACGCTTGCCTCTCTATGTTGTCTCTATTGATTCTTACACCTTTTGCTATTGCTGTGGAGGGACCACAGATGTGGGCAGTAGGATGGAAAACTGCCGTCTCGCAGATTGGACCCAATTTCATATG GTGGGTGGTGGCTCAAAGTGTGTTCTATCATCTGTACAACCAGGTGTCATACATGTCGTTGGATGAGATCTCTCCCTTAACATTTAGCATCGGTAACACCATGAAACGTATCTCCGTCATTGTGTCCTCCATTATTATTTTCCACACACCTGTCCGGCCAGTCAATGCTCTCGGAGCTGCCATTGCTATCCTTGGAACCTTCTTGTATTCCCAG GCAAAACAGTAA
- the LOC136219034 gene encoding F-box protein At4g09920-like isoform X1, protein MDMNLPVAKDGRYFECVDIIDRISKLPDEVLGKILSYLPTKQAVSTTILSKRWEHLWTLTSDLDFSDTWLLFYRYKNANENDCTIKMRSFQDYVDRVLFYHGGSNIRTCDMSFRSKYVASSLYTWIFAVLTCNVQQLTLHCGFLSCWYYQLPWRLFSNNTLVDLSLSGNFVIDLPTYVCFPCLKLLRIEMTMFVDDDSFERLLSSCPVLEDLFSQNLDGCLQILNISVPSLKRLCTYTNIFQTKINTPCLEYLEIGNDDAPSYLVNFTSSLVHANVGAVDIYLLNAISQVECLILTANDMSLQDIIDDPAIPIFKNLKTLKLLVHWSSPPDWKVSPNLLDSSPNLQVLIFSEGLVTLTFDDDDFHHFNWQRPESVPGSLSIHLKTIEIFEFVGFPEELDVVEYFLECGEVLEKMIIHRFVLSKHPAMNTAMEAKVKRDKVISEVLSMRRNCSTGEVMSFKRSSSSCEVIFTD, encoded by the exons ATGGATATGAACTTGCCGGTGGCTAAAGATGGGAGGTATTTTGAATGTGTTGATATTATAGATAGGATCAGCAAGTTGCCTGATGAAGTTCTCGGTAAAATACTTTCCTATCTCCCAACAAAGCAAGCTGTGTCCACCACTATTTTGTCCAAAAGATGGGAACATCTTTGGACATTAACATCTGATCTTGATTTTTCCGATACTTGGCTACTTTTTTATAGATATAAAAATGCAAATGAAAATGATTGCACAATTAAGATGAGGTCCTTCCAGGACTACGTGGATAGGGTCCTTTTTTACCATGGTGGATCAAATATACGAACATGTGATATGTCATTTCGCAGCAAATATGTTGCCTCTAGTCTCTATACTTGGATTTTCGCTGTGTTAACTTGCAACGTCCAACAATTAACTCTTCACTGCGGCTTTCTGAGCTGCTGGTATTATCAACTACCTTGGAGGTTGTTTTCCAACAATACTTTAGTGGATCTGTCACTTTCTGGAAATTTTGTCATTGACCTACCTACATATGTTTGTTTTCCATGCCTTAAACTCCTTCGAATTGAAATGACCATGTTTGTGGATGATGATTCCTTCGAAAGACTCCTTTCTAGTTGCCCGGTCCTTGAAGATTTATTTAGTCAAAATTTGGATGGTTGTTTGCAAATTTTGAATATTTCTGTGCCTTCATTAAAAAGATTGTGCACTTACACTAACATTTTCCAGACTAAGATTAATACTCCATGCCTGGAGTACCTTGAGATAGGTAATGATGATGCACCAAGTTATTTGGTCAACTTCACATCCTCTTTAGTTCATGCAAATGTTGGAGCTGTTGATATTTACCTACTCAATGCAATCTCTCAAGTTGAATGTTTAATTCTGACAGCAAATGATATG AGTCTCCAAGATATTATTGATGATCCAGCGATACCTATATTCAAAAATCTCAAGACATTAAAGCTTCTTGTTCACTGGTCATCACCACCCGATTGGAAAGTGTCGCCTAACTTACTCGACTCATCGCCAAATCTACAAGTTCTTATCTTTTCTGAA GGACTTGTAACGCTTAcctttgatgatgatgatttccACCACTTCAATTGGCAACGGCCAGAATCTGTGCCTGGAAGTTTGAGCATCCATCTTAAGACAattgaaatttttgaatttgtgGGTTTCCCAGAGGAACTAGATGTTGTGGAGTATTTTCTAGAGTGTGGGGAAGTATTGGAGAAAATGATAATCCACAGATTTGTTCTTAGTAAGCATCCAGCAATGAATACAGCAATGGAGGCGAAAGTGAAACGGGATAAGGTTATATCTGAAGTGTTGAGCATGAGAAGAAATTGTAGCACTGGTGAAGTTATGAGCTTTAAAAGAAGTTCTAGCTCATGTGAAGTTATTTTCACCGATTGA
- the LOC136219034 gene encoding FBD-associated F-box protein At5g22730-like isoform X2 — MKFSTKINTPCLEYLEIGNDDAPSYLVNFTSSLVHANVGAVDIYLLNAISQVECLILTANDMSLQDIIDDPAIPIFKNLKTLKLLVHWSSPPDWKVSPNLLDSSPNLQVLIFSEGLVTLTFDDDDFHHFNWQRPESVPGSLSIHLKTIEIFEFVGFPEELDVVEYFLECGEVLEKMIIHRFVLSKHPAMNTAMEAKVKRDKVISEVLSMRRNCSTGEVMSFKRSSSSCEVIFTD; from the exons ATGAAGTTCTCG ACTAAGATTAATACTCCATGCCTGGAGTACCTTGAGATAGGTAATGATGATGCACCAAGTTATTTGGTCAACTTCACATCCTCTTTAGTTCATGCAAATGTTGGAGCTGTTGATATTTACCTACTCAATGCAATCTCTCAAGTTGAATGTTTAATTCTGACAGCAAATGATATG AGTCTCCAAGATATTATTGATGATCCAGCGATACCTATATTCAAAAATCTCAAGACATTAAAGCTTCTTGTTCACTGGTCATCACCACCCGATTGGAAAGTGTCGCCTAACTTACTCGACTCATCGCCAAATCTACAAGTTCTTATCTTTTCTGAA GGACTTGTAACGCTTAcctttgatgatgatgatttccACCACTTCAATTGGCAACGGCCAGAATCTGTGCCTGGAAGTTTGAGCATCCATCTTAAGACAattgaaatttttgaatttgtgGGTTTCCCAGAGGAACTAGATGTTGTGGAGTATTTTCTAGAGTGTGGGGAAGTATTGGAGAAAATGATAATCCACAGATTTGTTCTTAGTAAGCATCCAGCAATGAATACAGCAATGGAGGCGAAAGTGAAACGGGATAAGGTTATATCTGAAGTGTTGAGCATGAGAAGAAATTGTAGCACTGGTGAAGTTATGAGCTTTAAAAGAAGTTCTAGCTCATGTGAAGTTATTTTCACCGATTGA
- the LOC136219033 gene encoding probable inactive receptor kinase At1g48480, whose amino-acid sequence MGLSGRLPLTIGNLSELQTLSLRFNALSGPLPADIANLASLRNLYLQGNFFTGEIPVFIFNLHNLVRLNLANNNFTGPISPDFNKLKRLATLYLEGNQLNGSIPDLNLGSLDQFNVSSNNLTGPIPERLASKPANSFEGNSLCGKPLLLCNATSNGDNSKLSGGAIAGIVIACVIGFLLILMILIFLCQRKTSKQHGEVGVSGEKPVADSGRAPALAAQKGGAKSSGTNKGLVFFGNIPKEFDLEDLLRASAEVLGKGTFGTTYKASLDVGMIMAVKRLKDVNVSEKEFREKIEAVGKINHENLVPLRAYYFNKDEKLLVCDYMPMGSLSALLHGNRGDGRTPINWDTRSGIALGAARAIAHLHSEGPRMSHGNIKSSNIPLTRTFEAHVSDFGLAHLAGATPAPNRIDGYRAPEVTDSRKISQKADVYSFGVVLLELLTGKAPNHSQLNEERVDLPRWVLSVVKDEWTSEVFDLELLRYQNVEEDMVQLLQVAISCTAQYPDNRPSMQQVSTQIEELCSSHDKSSS is encoded by the exons ATGGGTCTCTCCGGCCGCCTTCCTTTAACTATCGGGAATCTCTCAGAGCTTCAAACTTTGTCTCTCCGCTTCAACGCCCTCTCTGGTCCGCTCCCTGCTGATATCGCCAATCTTGCTTCTTTACGCAATTTGTACTTGCAGGGCAACTTTTTCACTGGGGAAATTCCTGTCTTTATATTCAATTTGCACAACTTGGTAAGGCTTAATCTGGCTAATAATAACTTCACTGGTCCCATTTCCCCTGATTTTAATAAATTGAAAAGATTAGCAACTCTTTATTTGGAGGGGAACCAGCTCAATGGTTCAATTCCAGACCTCAATTTGGGATCTCTTGATCAATTCAATGTTTCTTCTAACAACCTAACTGGTCCTATTCCTGAAAGGTTAGCTAGTAAGCCTGCAAATTCATTTGAAGGGAATTCTCTATGTGGGAAACCCTTGTTACTTTGCAATGCTACTTCAAACGGGGATAATAGTAAATTGTCAGGTGGAGCTATTGCTGGGATTGTCATTGCTTGTGTTATTggatttttgttaattttgatgattttgatcTTCTTATGTCAAAGAAAGACAAGTAAACAACATGGAGAGGTTGGGGTTTCCGGTGAAAAACCGGTGGCTGATAGTGGCAGAGCACCAGCTTTGGCGGCGCAAAAAGGTGGAGCTAAGAGTAGTGGGACTAATAAGGGTTTGGTTTTCTTTGGGAATATACCAAAGGAGTTTGATTTGGAGGATTTGTTAAGAGCTTCTGCAGAAGTGCTTGGGAAGGGGACTTTTGGGACAACTTATAAGGCTAGTTTAGACGTAGGAATGATAATGGCTGTGAAAAGATTGAAGGATGTGAACGTATCAGAGAAGGAATTCCGTGAAAAGATTGAGGCGGTTGGGAAGATAAATCATGAGAATTTAGTCCCCTTAAGAGCTTATTATTTTAACAAGGATGAAAAGCTTCTTGTTTGTGATTACATGCCTATGGGAAGCTTATCTGCTCTTTTACATG GAAACAGAGGTGATGGCAGGACTCCAATAAATTGGGACACCAGGTCTGGCATAGCCCTTGGAGCTGCTAGAGCAATTGCACACCTTCACAGTGAGGGCCCTAGAATGTCTCATGGAAACATAAAATCATCAAATATTCCCCTTACTAGGACATTTGAAGCTCATGTGTCGGATTTCGGGCTGGCGCATCTTGCAGGAGCTACACCTGCTCCTAACCGTATTGACGGGTATCGTGCCCCAGAGGTGACTGATTCTCGGAAAATATCCCAGAAAGCAGATGTTTACAGCTTTGGCGTAGTGCTGTTGGAATTGCTTACAGGAAAGGCTCCGAACCATTCACAGTTGAATGAGGAAAGAGTAGACCTTCCAAGATGGGTGCTATCTGTTGTAAAAGATGAATGGACATCAGAGGTGTTTGATCTGGAACTCCTACGATATCAGAATGTAGAGGAAGACATGGTTCAGCTGTTGCAGGTAGCAATCAGTTGCACTGCTCAGTATCCAGATAATC